A genome region from Hevea brasiliensis isolate MT/VB/25A 57/8 chromosome 7, ASM3005281v1, whole genome shotgun sequence includes the following:
- the LOC110649947 gene encoding alkane hydroxylase MAH1: MAIVTILEIFAAVVSFVLFRFLFKKKGKPTNWPVVGMLPNFLSRLHRAHDTITKVVERNGQTFFFQGPWFTNVKLLATVEPANVHYIMSANFSNFPKGTEFSKIFDILGRGIFNSDSEWWKNQRKLAQALINHPRFHQFLVKTSRDMVEKGLVPVLEHVAEQGLVVDMQDVFQRFTFDITCILATGYNPRCLSIDFPEVEFSKAMDDAEEALFFRHLTPEWLWKLQRILRIGPEGKIERAWKILDSISAEYISRKRKQLSSLSLSSEDESEGVDLLTSYMRDAEIMGSKPDDKFLRDTIINLLLAGRDTTSSALTWFLWLVSKNPQVESKIREELKASMPANEAENWRLFNPQEVNKLVYLHGALCESLRLYPPVPFQHKEPIKEDVLPSGHRVTPEMKIVICLYSMGRMASIWGKDCFEFKPERWITEGGKIRHEPSYKFLAFNAGPRTCLGKEVAFVQMKTVAAAIIHNYHVQLVEGHPVSPNISIILQMKHGLKVRIIKRWV; this comes from the coding sequence ATGGCCATAGTAACCATTCTTGAGATCTTCGCAGCAGTCGTTAGTTTTGTGTTGTTTCGCTTTTTGTTCAAAAAAAAGGGCAAACCCACAAATTGGCCAGTCGTCGGTATGCTGCCGAATTTTCTTTCCCGCCTTCACCGAGCTCACGATACAATCACAAAAGTTGTTGAGCGAAATGGGCAAACCTTTTTCTTCCAAGGTCCCTGGTTTACCAACGTCAAATTGTTAGCCACAGTTGAGCCAGCCAACGTCCACTACATAATGAGCGCAAACTTCTCAAACTTTCCTAAAGGAACCGAGTTCTCCAAGATCTTTGACATTCTGGGACGAGGGATTTTCAATTCGGATTCAGAATGGTGGAAGAACCAGAGAAAACTTGCTCAAGCATTGATTAACCATCCGCGGTTTCACCAGTTCTTGGTGAAGACCAGTCGGGACATGGTGGAGAAAGGGCTAGTTCCAGTCCTTGAGCATGTAGCTGAACAAGGATTAGTGGTGGACATGCAAGATGTATTTCAGAGGTTCACATTTGATATCACATGCATATTGGCTACAGGCTACAATCCAAGATGCCTGTCGATTGATTTCCCAGAAGTAGAATTCTCCAAGGCCATGGATGATGCTGAAGAAGCGTTGTTTTTCAGGCATTTAACGCCTGAATGGCTCTGGAAGTTACAAAGGATTCTAAGAATCGGACCGGAGGGGAAAATAGAAagagcttggaaaattctagaTAGTATATCAGCAGAATATATCTCAAGGAAAAGAAAACAACTCAGCAGTCTATCACTTTCCTCAGAAGATGAATCAGAGGGTGTTGATTTGTTAACATCATATATGAGAGATGCTGAAATCATGGGATCTAAACCAGACGACAAATTTCTAAGAGATACCATTATAAATTTGTTACTTGCAGGGAGAGACACCACAAGTTCTGCTCTCACATGGTTCTTATGGCTTGTTTCCAAGAATCCTCAAGTAGAAAGCAAGATCAGAGAGGAGCTTAAAGCAAGTATGCCAGCAAACGAAGCAGAAAATTGGCGACTATTCAATCCACAGGAGGTAAACAAGCTAGTTTATCTTCATGGTGCACTCTGTGAATCGCTAAGGCTCTACCCACCAGTTCCATTCCAGCACAAGGAGCCTATCAAGGAAGATGTGCTTCCAAGCGGGCACCGAGTGACTCCTGAAATGAAGATAGTGATATGCTTGTATTCAATGGGAAGAATGGCATCCATATGGGGAAAAGACTGCTTCGAATTTAAGCCAGAAAGGTGGATTACAGAGGGAGGAAAGATCAGGCATGAGCCATCATACAAGTTTTTAGCTTTTAATGCAGGACCAAGAACTTGTTTGGGGAAAGAAGTGGCTTTCGTTCAGATGAAGACGGTGGCAGCTGCCATAATCCATAACTACCATGTTCAGTTAGTGGAAGGGCATCCTGTGTCTCCTAATATCTCCATTATTCTTCAGATGAAACATGGCTTGAAGGTGAGGATTATCAAGAGATGGGTTTGA